In one window of Skermanella rosea DNA:
- a CDS encoding esterase-like activity of phytase family protein — MQSSDIPEGRPLDGGLPLVIGHRGASGSRPEHTLEAYSLAIEQGADIIEPDLVTTRDGVLIARHENLLAQVALDEDGDIVFGEDGRPVVTQATTNVAEFDGDGDGAPDFLDRLSVKVLDGDPVAGWFSEDFTLAEIKQLNARERIPDIRPENAAFDDQLKIPTFEEVIQLVRQVEAETGRKIGIIPETKHPTYFEFEGTHQDEDADGDGTLDDGEDANGNGQLDVVDGGSPIGVDTGRVLVETVTEQGFADPGRVTIQSFEVANLLELQDEIMPAAGIDLPLVQLLGDVEGAFFNEAGGGFSIPYDIAFNANPDNAGLGADLSVYDGLPFEVTGETDYADLVTSEALKQIADSYAEGIGPWTDSFIIREPLETPVDADGDGRAQVTSRLTGEIRPLVADAHEAGLKVTPYTLRAEEPFLALEEDGTAQTLPEQVALLTRLGVDGIFTDQPGAAADVIEDLTGVGDRIRVATYNASLNRAEEGELITDLSTGADGQARKVAEIIQRTDPDIVLVNEFDYDAEGKAADLFRDNYLKVGQNGQDPVDYPYQYVAASNTGVPSGFDLDNDGSVGGPNDAYGFGAFPGQFAFVIYSKHPIVEDQVRTFQEFLWKDMPDARIPEGFYSDEELDVLRLSSKNHVDVPVEIDGEIVHVLAAHPTPPVFDGPEDRNGLRNYDEIRFWDDYVTPDGGGYIQDDAGKTGSLGAGERFVIVGDYNTDPFDGDSVPGAAQQIVGNPWVDPTVAPDSEGAVVDSFADGGVNLDHLGHPALDTADFSEPPGNLRVDYVLPSVNGLDVKDAGVFWPAPGRPGADLIDASDHRLVWADLRITEQPAVDVKGVEFQGAAFLATGTEFEGTEIGGLSALTWDAERGVFHALSDSRGGDTGAPRFYTLELDLADGRFANDDLTVTGVTFLSDADGEPFAEAAVDPEGLAYAGSGKLYISSEGDASAVIPPFVNEFSLEGRQTGAFDIPEKFLPAGDGGSGIRNNLAFESLTLTPDERTLYSATENALAQDGPAAGPDQGSPSRILAFDTADGTVKAEYLYETDAVAEPPVPGDAFATNGLVDLLALDNTGTLLALERSFSTGVGNTIKLYEARIGGADDISGIEALDGLDKAPKAVEKELVFDFAGIGLPLDNVEGMALGPVLPDGRQSLTFVSDNNFSDTQFTQFLVFALDQEGGLGLIGTPPAE, encoded by the coding sequence ATGCAATCATCCGACATTCCGGAAGGCCGACCGCTGGACGGTGGGCTGCCGCTCGTCATCGGGCATCGCGGCGCCAGCGGCTCCCGCCCCGAGCACACGCTCGAAGCCTACAGCCTCGCGATCGAGCAGGGCGCCGACATCATCGAACCCGATCTGGTCACCACCCGCGACGGCGTCCTGATCGCCCGGCATGAAAACCTGCTGGCGCAGGTCGCGCTGGACGAGGACGGCGACATCGTGTTCGGCGAGGACGGCCGGCCGGTGGTGACCCAAGCGACCACCAACGTCGCCGAATTCGACGGCGACGGGGACGGCGCGCCCGACTTTCTCGACCGGCTCAGCGTCAAGGTGCTCGACGGCGATCCGGTCGCCGGCTGGTTCAGCGAGGATTTCACGCTGGCCGAGATCAAGCAGCTGAACGCCCGCGAGCGCATCCCCGACATCCGGCCGGAGAACGCCGCCTTCGATGATCAACTCAAGATTCCGACCTTCGAGGAGGTGATCCAGCTCGTCCGGCAAGTCGAGGCGGAAACGGGCCGGAAGATCGGCATCATCCCGGAAACCAAGCACCCGACCTATTTCGAGTTCGAGGGCACCCACCAGGACGAGGACGCCGACGGCGACGGCACGCTGGACGACGGCGAGGACGCCAACGGTAACGGGCAGCTCGACGTGGTGGACGGCGGCTCGCCGATCGGCGTGGACACCGGCCGCGTGCTGGTCGAGACCGTGACCGAGCAGGGCTTCGCCGATCCCGGCCGCGTCACCATCCAGAGCTTCGAAGTCGCCAACCTGCTGGAACTCCAGGACGAGATCATGCCGGCCGCCGGCATCGACCTGCCGCTGGTCCAGCTCCTGGGCGACGTCGAGGGCGCCTTCTTCAACGAGGCGGGCGGCGGATTCTCCATCCCCTACGACATCGCGTTCAACGCCAACCCGGACAATGCCGGCCTCGGCGCGGACCTTTCGGTCTATGACGGACTGCCCTTCGAGGTCACGGGGGAGACCGACTATGCCGACCTTGTCACGTCGGAGGCGCTGAAGCAGATCGCCGACTCCTATGCCGAGGGGATCGGCCCCTGGACCGACAGCTTCATCATCCGCGAACCGCTGGAAACCCCGGTGGATGCCGACGGCGACGGCCGGGCGCAGGTCACCTCGCGCCTGACCGGCGAGATCCGGCCGCTGGTCGCCGACGCCCATGAGGCCGGCCTGAAGGTCACCCCCTACACCCTGCGGGCGGAGGAGCCCTTCCTGGCGCTGGAGGAGGACGGCACCGCCCAGACCCTGCCGGAGCAGGTCGCGCTGCTGACCCGGCTGGGCGTGGACGGCATCTTCACCGACCAGCCCGGCGCCGCTGCCGACGTGATCGAGGACCTGACCGGCGTCGGCGACCGGATCCGCGTCGCCACCTATAACGCCTCGCTGAACCGGGCGGAGGAGGGCGAGCTGATCACCGACCTCTCCACCGGCGCCGACGGGCAGGCCCGGAAGGTCGCCGAGATCATCCAGCGCACCGACCCCGACATCGTGCTGGTCAACGAGTTCGACTATGACGCCGAGGGCAAGGCCGCCGACCTGTTCCGCGACAACTACCTGAAGGTCGGGCAGAACGGGCAGGACCCTGTCGATTACCCGTACCAGTACGTGGCGGCGAGCAACACCGGCGTTCCCTCCGGCTTCGACCTCGACAATGACGGCTCGGTCGGCGGCCCGAACGACGCTTACGGCTTCGGCGCCTTCCCCGGCCAGTTCGCCTTCGTGATCTATTCCAAGCACCCGATCGTCGAGGACCAGGTCCGCACCTTCCAGGAGTTCCTGTGGAAGGACATGCCCGACGCCCGCATCCCGGAAGGTTTCTACAGCGACGAGGAACTGGACGTCCTCCGCCTGTCGTCCAAGAACCACGTGGACGTGCCGGTAGAGATCGACGGCGAGATCGTCCATGTCCTGGCGGCCCACCCGACGCCTCCGGTGTTCGATGGGCCGGAGGACCGCAACGGGCTGCGAAACTATGACGAGATCCGCTTCTGGGACGACTATGTGACGCCCGACGGCGGCGGCTACATCCAGGACGATGCCGGCAAGACGGGCAGCCTGGGCGCCGGCGAGCGCTTCGTGATCGTCGGCGATTACAACACGGACCCGTTCGACGGCGACAGCGTGCCGGGTGCCGCCCAGCAGATCGTCGGCAATCCCTGGGTGGATCCCACCGTCGCCCCCGACAGCGAAGGCGCCGTGGTGGACAGCTTCGCCGATGGCGGCGTCAACCTGGACCATCTGGGTCATCCCGCCCTGGACACCGCCGACTTCTCCGAACCGCCAGGCAACCTGCGGGTGGATTACGTCCTGCCGTCCGTCAACGGCCTCGACGTGAAGGATGCCGGCGTCTTCTGGCCCGCGCCGGGCCGGCCGGGCGCCGACCTGATCGACGCGTCGGACCACCGGCTGGTCTGGGCGGATCTGCGGATCACCGAGCAGCCTGCCGTGGACGTCAAGGGGGTCGAGTTCCAGGGTGCCGCGTTCCTCGCCACCGGCACCGAGTTCGAGGGGACCGAGATCGGCGGCCTGTCCGCCCTGACCTGGGACGCGGAACGCGGCGTCTTCCACGCGCTGTCCGACAGCCGCGGCGGCGACACCGGCGCGCCGCGCTTCTATACGCTGGAGCTGGACCTGGCCGACGGCCGCTTCGCCAATGACGACCTCACCGTCACCGGCGTGACCTTCCTGTCGGACGCCGACGGCGAGCCCTTCGCCGAAGCCGCGGTCGATCCGGAAGGGCTGGCCTATGCCGGCTCGGGCAAGCTCTATATCTCTTCCGAAGGCGACGCGAGCGCCGTGATCCCGCCCTTCGTCAACGAGTTCTCCTTGGAAGGCCGGCAGACCGGGGCCTTCGACATCCCGGAGAAATTCCTGCCGGCCGGGGACGGCGGGTCCGGCATCCGGAACAACCTCGCCTTCGAGAGCCTGACGCTGACGCCGGACGAGCGGACGCTCTATTCCGCCACCGAGAACGCGCTGGCGCAGGACGGCCCGGCCGCCGGCCCGGACCAGGGCAGCCCGTCGCGCATCCTTGCCTTCGACACCGCCGACGGGACCGTCAAGGCGGAATACCTGTACGAGACCGACGCCGTCGCCGAGCCGCCGGTGCCCGGGGACGCCTTCGCCACCAACGGCCTTGTCGATCTGCTCGCCCTCGACAATACGGGGACGCTGCTGGCGCTGGAACGGTCGTTCAGCACGGGCGTGGGCAACACGATCAAGCTCTACGAGGCGCGGATCGGCGGTGCCGACGACATCTCCGGGATCGAGGCCCTCGACGGCCTGGACAAGGCGCCGAAGGCGGTGGAGAAGGAGCTGGTGTTCGACTTCGCCGGGATCGGCCTGCCGCTCGACAATGTGGAGGGGATGGCGCTGGGTCCGGTGCTGCCCGACGGGCGGCAGAGCCTGACCTTCGTCAGCGACAACAACTTCAGCGACACCCAGTTCACCCAGTTCCTGGTCTTCGCGCTGGACCAGGAGGGTGGCCTGGGCCTGATCGGCACTCCGCCGGCGGAGTAG
- a CDS encoding DMT family transporter codes for MLRLAAAGLFTLMSLFVRLASFEAPVGQIVFYRSAFALVPIVAYLLWRRQFPHGLRTSRPGGHLKRSLFGCTAMFFSFVSLAHLPLALASALAFLAPLLLVPTAMVALKERPGAVVVGAALAGFLGVALMLAPAFEGPSLDSGTLIGVAAGLAMAVTTASAKVQIKVLTGTEPAGTIAFYFAVVCALAGLATFPLGWASPTGAALACLIGAGIAGGLAHIAMTEALARAPASTLAPFEYTSMIWALLFDAAIFGMLPSPLGLAGALVIVASAAVVAFADGIVPGRRAPAATPPAECRSGPGHPPGPARRPGTG; via the coding sequence ATGCTGCGGCTGGCGGCGGCGGGGCTTTTCACGCTCATGTCGCTGTTCGTCCGGCTGGCGTCCTTCGAGGCGCCGGTCGGGCAGATCGTCTTCTATCGCAGCGCCTTCGCCCTGGTGCCGATCGTGGCCTATCTCCTCTGGCGCCGGCAGTTCCCCCACGGGCTGAGGACCAGCCGGCCGGGCGGCCACCTGAAGCGCAGCCTGTTCGGCTGCACCGCCATGTTCTTCTCCTTCGTGTCGCTGGCCCACCTGCCGCTGGCGCTGGCCTCCGCCCTGGCGTTCCTGGCGCCGCTGCTGCTGGTGCCGACCGCCATGGTCGCCTTGAAGGAACGGCCCGGCGCGGTCGTGGTCGGGGCGGCGCTCGCAGGATTCCTCGGCGTCGCCCTGATGCTGGCGCCGGCGTTCGAGGGGCCGTCGCTCGACTCAGGCACGCTGATCGGCGTCGCCGCCGGCCTGGCGATGGCGGTCACGACGGCGTCCGCGAAGGTCCAGATCAAGGTGCTGACCGGAACGGAGCCGGCGGGCACCATCGCCTTCTACTTCGCCGTGGTGTGCGCCCTGGCGGGCCTCGCCACCTTCCCCCTCGGCTGGGCCTCGCCCACGGGCGCCGCGCTGGCCTGTCTGATCGGGGCCGGGATCGCCGGCGGGCTGGCGCACATCGCCATGACCGAGGCGCTGGCCCGGGCCCCGGCCTCGACGCTGGCGCCATTCGAGTACACGTCCATGATCTGGGCGCTCCTCTTCGACGCGGCCATATTCGGCATGCTGCCGTCGCCCCTCGGGCTGGCCGGCGCCCTGGTGATCGTCGCGTCGGCGGCGGTGGTCGCCTTCGCCGACGGCATCGTCCCCGGGCGCCGGGCCCCGGCCGCTACTCCGCCGGCGGAGTGCCGATCAGGCCCAGGCCACCCTCCTGGTCCAGCGCGAAGACCAGGAACTGGGTGA
- the treY gene encoding malto-oligosyltrehalose synthase, with product MNDSSGTPIPRATYRLQFNKDFQFDDASALAEYMARLGVSHLYASPYMKARPGSTHGYDIVDHNAINPELGGEEGFRRLIAALKEAGLGQIVDFVPNHMGVGGSDNAWWLNILEWGQDSAYAGYLDIDWEPDRRFLQGKLLIPFLGDQYGKVLEDGDLALKFDPEEGTFAVWAYGTHKLPICPLNYAEILGHDNPDLENLGDAFGALPTFRPHVERRASELKAELASLVAEKPEVAQAVEAGIKRFTGTAGQPDSFRALHDLIQQQNWRAAYFKVAADDINYRRFFNINELAGLRMEQPELFDLSHRLVLDLVEDGTLDGIRIDHIDGLVDPKGYCIRLREKAPRPFYLVVEKILAHHEHLREDWPIEGTTGYEFTNLVGGIFVDAAGEEAFNRIYTDFTGQTRSFEDIVHESKIRIMEHEMASELNVLARDAARIARSNWRTADFTNNILHSALKEIVARFPVYRTYIDGTTPAESDRRYIDWAIAQARRAVDAADPSVFDFLQALLTGDLVAEPRSGYSRFAVIRLAMRVQQYSGPVMAKGLEDTAFYRYNRLVSLNEVGGHPELFGVSVSAFHYANAERARRWPHAMLGTSTHDTKRGEDTRARINVLSEMPEEWERQIRTWSRMIRARRGDMAGTAPPDKNDEYLLYQLLVGSWPAELTNVTQPDAALLKGYIGRVEGAMIKSIREAKVHSTWAAPNTEYEEAVIAFLHECLDVSRRSPFLEAFVPFQARVAKLGALNGLAQALLKLTVPGVPDIYQGSEMWNLSLVDPDNRLPVDYDMHQRALDQLEGELEQDPACLPALFDHWQDGVVKLAVTRQALKLRTEKPELFAHGSYEALAAQGAKADQVCAFARIHEGDSVIVAVPRLVARLEDDPDWGDTAVVLPTSVGAGRWRNLLTDAVIEAEPREDGAAFPAGTLLGKFPFALLVPEG from the coding sequence ATGAATGATTCCAGCGGCACGCCCATTCCGCGGGCAACCTACCGTCTTCAGTTCAACAAGGATTTCCAGTTCGACGACGCGAGCGCGCTGGCCGAATACATGGCGCGGCTGGGTGTCAGCCATCTCTATGCCTCGCCCTACATGAAGGCGCGGCCGGGCAGCACGCACGGCTACGACATCGTCGACCACAACGCGATCAACCCGGAGCTGGGCGGCGAGGAAGGCTTCAGGCGGCTGATCGCGGCGTTGAAGGAGGCCGGGCTGGGCCAGATCGTGGACTTCGTGCCCAACCACATGGGCGTCGGCGGCTCCGACAATGCCTGGTGGCTGAACATCCTGGAATGGGGCCAGGACTCGGCCTATGCCGGCTATCTCGACATCGACTGGGAGCCCGACCGCCGCTTCCTCCAGGGCAAGCTGCTGATCCCGTTCCTGGGTGACCAGTACGGCAAGGTGCTGGAGGACGGCGACCTGGCGCTGAAGTTCGACCCGGAGGAAGGCACCTTCGCGGTCTGGGCGTACGGCACCCACAAGCTGCCGATCTGCCCGCTGAACTATGCCGAGATCCTGGGCCACGACAATCCCGACCTGGAGAACCTGGGCGACGCCTTCGGCGCGCTGCCGACCTTCCGGCCCCACGTGGAACGCCGCGCCTCCGAGCTGAAGGCGGAGCTGGCGAGCCTGGTCGCTGAGAAGCCGGAGGTGGCGCAGGCCGTCGAGGCGGGCATCAAGCGGTTCACCGGGACGGCGGGCCAGCCCGACAGCTTCCGGGCGCTGCACGACCTGATCCAGCAGCAGAACTGGCGCGCCGCCTATTTCAAGGTCGCTGCCGACGACATCAATTATCGCCGCTTCTTCAACATCAACGAGCTGGCCGGCCTGCGCATGGAGCAGCCGGAGCTGTTCGACCTGAGCCACCGGCTGGTGCTGGACTTGGTCGAGGACGGCACGCTGGACGGCATCCGGATCGACCATATCGACGGCCTCGTCGATCCCAAGGGCTACTGCATCCGCCTGCGCGAGAAGGCGCCGCGCCCGTTCTATCTGGTGGTCGAGAAGATCCTGGCGCACCATGAGCACCTGCGCGAGGACTGGCCGATCGAGGGCACGACCGGCTACGAGTTCACCAACCTGGTGGGCGGCATCTTCGTGGATGCGGCGGGCGAGGAGGCCTTCAACCGGATCTACACCGATTTCACCGGCCAGACCCGGTCTTTCGAGGACATCGTCCACGAGAGCAAGATCCGGATCATGGAGCACGAGATGGCGAGCGAGCTGAACGTGCTCGCCCGCGACGCCGCCCGGATCGCCCGGTCCAACTGGCGGACGGCCGACTTCACCAACAACATCCTTCATTCCGCCCTGAAGGAGATCGTCGCCCGCTTCCCGGTCTACCGGACCTATATCGACGGCACGACCCCGGCGGAGAGCGACCGGCGCTACATCGACTGGGCCATCGCCCAGGCGCGCCGGGCGGTGGACGCGGCCGACCCCAGCGTGTTCGACTTCCTCCAGGCGCTGCTGACCGGCGACCTGGTGGCCGAGCCGCGCAGCGGCTACAGCCGTTTCGCCGTGATCCGTCTGGCCATGCGGGTGCAACAGTACAGCGGGCCGGTGATGGCCAAGGGGCTGGAGGACACGGCCTTCTACCGCTACAACCGGCTGGTCTCCCTGAACGAGGTGGGCGGCCACCCCGAGCTGTTCGGCGTCAGCGTCAGCGCCTTCCATTACGCCAACGCGGAGCGGGCGCGGCGCTGGCCGCACGCGATGCTGGGCACCTCGACCCACGACACCAAGCGGGGCGAGGACACCCGCGCCCGCATCAACGTGCTGTCGGAGATGCCGGAGGAGTGGGAACGCCAGATCCGCACCTGGAGCCGGATGATCCGCGCCCGGCGCGGCGACATGGCCGGCACCGCCCCGCCGGACAAGAACGACGAGTACCTGCTGTACCAGCTCCTGGTCGGTTCATGGCCGGCCGAGCTGACCAACGTCACGCAGCCGGACGCGGCCCTGCTGAAGGGCTATATCGGTCGTGTCGAGGGCGCGATGATCAAGTCGATCCGCGAGGCCAAGGTCCATTCGACCTGGGCCGCCCCCAACACGGAGTACGAGGAGGCGGTCATCGCCTTCCTGCACGAATGCCTGGACGTCTCCCGCCGCAGTCCCTTCCTCGAAGCCTTCGTGCCGTTCCAGGCGCGGGTGGCGAAGCTGGGCGCGCTCAACGGCCTGGCGCAGGCGCTGCTGAAGCTGACCGTCCCGGGCGTGCCCGACATCTACCAGGGCTCCGAGATGTGGAACCTCAGCCTGGTCGATCCGGACAACCGGCTGCCGGTGGACTATGACATGCACCAGCGGGCGCTCGACCAGCTGGAAGGCGAGCTGGAGCAGGACCCGGCCTGCCTGCCCGCCCTGTTCGACCATTGGCAGGACGGCGTCGTCAAGCTGGCTGTGACCCGGCAGGCGCTGAAGCTGCGCACCGAGAAGCCTGAGCTGTTCGCCCACGGCTCCTACGAGGCGCTGGCGGCGCAGGGCGCCAAGGCCGACCAGGTCTGCGCCTTCGCGCGGATCCATGAGGGCGACAGCGTGATCGTCGCGGTGCCCCGGCTGGTCGCCCGGCTGGAGGACGATCCGGACTGGGGCGACACGGCGGTGGTTCTGCCGACCTCGGTCGGCGCCGGCCGCTGGCGCAACCTGCTGACCGACGCCGTGATCGAGGCGGAGCCCCGGGAAGACGGCGCCGCTTTCCCGGCCGGCACGCTGCTGGGCAAGTTCCCGTTCGCGCTGCTGGTTCCGGAGGGGTGA